In Candidatus Polarisedimenticolaceae bacterium, the DNA window GTACCCCTCGACGTTGAGGTGGATCGTGTCGGCCCGGGGCTGGTCGACCGCCGCCGTGATGACCGTGTTCGCCGTCGTCTCCGCGACGCGTTTCTGCTGCTCCTGCAGGTCGACCCAGGCCTCGAGGTCCGAGGTGAGCTGGTTCGTCGCGAGCTGCACGATCCCGAACCACAGGTCGGGTGCGTTCAGGTCCTGACGGATCTGCGCGATCAGCTGCTTCAGATTCGTCTCGTAGTCGGTCCGCCCGACGTCCGACTCCCCCTGGTACCAGAGGTAACCCCGGGGCGGGGTGCCGAGCTCCTGCACGAGGCCGCGATGCAGCAGCGAGCCGTAGAGCGTCCCGCGGTTGTCCGGATCGGCCGCGTCGCGTTGCCACTGCGAGAAGAGGTTCGTCCCCCCGAGCGGCCCGGGGATGATCGCGACCGGCATGCCGAGCGTCTGATGGATCTCCTTCGCGAAGCGCAGGAGGATCGTCGCGGCCGGGCTCTCGAACGAGACGAGGTCGACCTGGTCGACGCCGTCGTCCATCGGCTCGACGGCGCGTTTCCACACGTAGTCGTTCCCGAAGAGGTGCACCTCGTCGATCGGCGTCTCCGCCCCGACGAGGCTCCCCGAGTACCCCGACATGTTCGACTGCCCTCCCGCGAGGAAAACTTCGCCGACGCCGATCTCGTCGATCGATCCCGTCGCCAGCACCGCCGCATCGGAAACGCGGACGAGGCGGACCTCGACGTCGTAGTTCCCGCCGGCGGGGACGTCCGACACCGTCAACTCCCCCGCCGCGCCCGAGGGCGCCGCGGCGAGCGTCGCCGCGTGGTCGGCCCAGTCGAACCCGGTCAGCACGGTGCCCGTCTTCGAGACGACGACGCGCGCCTCGACCCGAACCGCCTCGCTCGCGCGGTAGTAGAAACGCACCGGCACGTCCGCGCGGTCGAGCGCATCGCGCTGGAAGACCTTCCAGTCGGTCGCCCCCGAGACGTGTTTGCGCAGGGTGAGCGGAGCGGACGGCACCTCGCGCACGACCGTCACGCGCTTGAACGCGCGCGGGCCGCCGAAGTAGTCGCCGAGGGTGACGTCGAGGCCGCGATACAGGCGGTCGTCGGCGACGGGGAAGCTCGTGAGGTTCTCCCACCCCGCCCCGCCGAGCCGATCGACGAACAGCGTCGAGGTCGTCCCGGGCCCCTTCACCAGCCGCAGCCGCAGGCGGCCGCCGGCGGGGATCGCCGGGCCCTGGATCAACGGGACGTTCTGCCCCAAGCGGTCGTAGTAACGCAGGTCCCCGGCGGAATACAGCTGCAGGATGATGCCGCCCCCCGCGTTCCACCCGTGCGCTCCGTCGGACCAGAGCTCGATCGAGCCGACCTCGGCGGTCTCCTCGAAGTCGAGGTAGACGGTCAGGTCCTGGAACGGTATCCCCGACGACAGGCGATCGAACCGCTCGAACGCGCCGACGCCCGCGAGGTTGAACGAGACCGAGCGGTCGCCGGCGAGGTCCTTCACGGTGAAGGTCTGGTTCGCGGGGCCGACGTGCGTGACCTGCGCCGGACGCGCTCCGACGGCGTCCGACTCGAAGTCGTAGGTGTTCGGGTCGCAGCGATCGCCGACGCCGTTGCCGTCCTGGTCGGCCTGGCTCGCGTTCGCGGTGCCGGGGCAGTTGTCGAGGTTGTCGGCGACGAGGTCGGCGTCGCCGTCGAGGCACGGCTGCGCGTTGGGAGCTCCGAGCGGCCCTTCGCCGTCGGCGTTCACGCCGCTGACGAGGTAGTAGAAGAGGGTCCCGGGCGCGGGGTCCTCCGCGAGGGTCGCCTGCGTGCCCGGCGCGCGGAAGACGCGGCACGACTGGTCGTGCAGGGACGGGCTCGTGCCCCGGTAGACGTTGTGGGCGTCGGCGCCGGATGCGGCGGACCAACCCAGCGTGGTCCCGTCGTCGAAAGCGACGGACGCGACCTCGGCCGGCGGCGCCGCGACGGCGGTGGATGCCGCCAGAGCAAGTAGGAACCGGGTGAATGCGTGCACGAGGCCCCTCGCCACGGTCGTATACGCGCGGCGGGGCGCGCGGGGCAAGGAGTTATTGCATGGGGCGGTTCGGGAGGATCTCGCGCAGGCGAGTCCCGGAGCACAGGATCGTCACCAGCCCGACTCCATGACCCGGGACGGGCGGCGTCCGTCCCGCCGCCATCGCCTACTCCTTCGCGGCTTCCTTCGCGTCGGCGATCTTCTTCTTCTCCTCGTCCACGAGCACCCGCCGGAGCACCTTCCCGACGAGGGTCTTCGGAAGCTCGGTGCGGAAGTCGACCGCCGT includes these proteins:
- a CDS encoding sialate O-acetylesterase — protein: MHAFTRFLLALAASTAVAAPPAEVASVAFDDGTTLGWSAASGADAHNVYRGTSPSLHDQSCRVFRAPGTQATLAEDPAPGTLFYYLVSGVNADGEGPLGAPNAQPCLDGDADLVADNLDNCPGTANASQADQDGNGVGDRCDPNTYDFESDAVGARPAQVTHVGPANQTFTVKDLAGDRSVSFNLAGVGAFERFDRLSSGIPFQDLTVYLDFEETAEVGSIELWSDGAHGWNAGGGIILQLYSAGDLRYYDRLGQNVPLIQGPAIPAGGRLRLRLVKGPGTTSTLFVDRLGGAGWENLTSFPVADDRLYRGLDVTLGDYFGGPRAFKRVTVVREVPSAPLTLRKHVSGATDWKVFQRDALDRADVPVRFYYRASEAVRVEARVVVSKTGTVLTGFDWADHAATLAAAPSGAAGELTVSDVPAGGNYDVEVRLVRVSDAAVLATGSIDEIGVGEVFLAGGQSNMSGYSGSLVGAETPIDEVHLFGNDYVWKRAVEPMDDGVDQVDLVSFESPAATILLRFAKEIHQTLGMPVAIIPGPLGGTNLFSQWQRDAADPDNRGTLYGSLLHRGLVQELGTPPRGYLWYQGESDVGRTDYETNLKQLIAQIRQDLNAPDLWFGIVQLATNQLTSDLEAWVDLQEQQKRVAETTANTVITAAVDQPRADTIHLNVEGYKVVGARLASELREHLYGEPIDASASLVSAQIVGNRRRIELTFDRAVTGGGASLFRVRQGSIPVSVSSLSVSGSVVTLQLGGQVDPGATVSYGYSTNPASPWLRDTAGTAVLAFRNFPAN